From a single Paraburkholderia edwinii genomic region:
- a CDS encoding FadR/GntR family transcriptional regulator: MSELNVRRVERRPHLAEHITRSLSDEIAAGRLRPGDRLPTEQFLSENFGVSRNVVREAIASLRSQGLIESRQGVGAFVANTRQVAAEPLQLVSAQLLEGDNTIRNMFEVRAALECQAAALAALHMTPRKLKTIEDAVERMRYEGAPTAATVNADLDFHRAVAAASGNDYLIAMIRTVLEPMRPLIAANFSRQGPMFGNIPNAARGEHQDLVQAFADKNPAAAREIMGKHIVSAASRFGYEIAFF, encoded by the coding sequence ATGAGTGAACTGAACGTCCGCCGGGTCGAGCGCAGGCCTCATCTCGCCGAGCACATCACGCGCTCGCTCAGCGATGAAATTGCCGCGGGACGTCTGCGCCCGGGCGACCGTTTGCCGACCGAGCAATTCCTGTCCGAGAACTTCGGCGTGAGCCGGAATGTGGTGCGCGAGGCGATCGCGAGTCTGCGTTCGCAAGGTTTGATCGAATCGCGGCAGGGGGTCGGCGCGTTTGTCGCGAATACGCGGCAGGTGGCGGCAGAGCCGCTGCAACTCGTTAGCGCGCAATTGCTTGAAGGCGACAACACGATCCGCAATATGTTCGAAGTGCGCGCCGCGCTCGAATGCCAGGCAGCGGCGCTAGCGGCGCTGCATATGACGCCGCGCAAACTGAAGACCATCGAGGACGCCGTGGAGCGGATGCGCTATGAGGGTGCGCCGACGGCAGCGACGGTGAATGCGGATCTCGACTTTCATCGCGCTGTTGCCGCCGCGTCGGGCAACGATTATCTGATCGCGATGATCCGCACCGTGCTCGAGCCGATGCGGCCATTGATTGCCGCGAACTTTTCACGGCAAGGGCCGATGTTCGGCAATATCCCGAACGCGGCGCGCGGCGAACATCAGGATCTCGTGCAGGCGTTCGCCGATAAAAACCCGGCCGCGGCACGCGAAATCATGGGGAAGCATATCGTGAGCGCCGCCTCACGATTCGGCTACGAAATCGCGTTTTTTTAG
- a CDS encoding mandelate racemase/muconate lactonizing enzyme family protein, translating into MKIASIETIPLRIPFTTGGPSAGGVWGAKDLQMVDSLIVKVTTDEGITGWGETFGFTAVPAVKLVIDTILAPELLGRDVSQREKLQFELQKKFHIFGRSGAFIYGLSAIDIALWDIAGKAANQPVYKLLGGSDASSLACYASLIRYADPYLIRRNVERAIDSGFKHLKLHEVDVECVRAARESAGPDVEITLDVNCPWSVREALDMTEKLKPFNLRWIEEPVWPPENYAGLATVRTQGGIPVAAGENASTLMDFQHMLEAGAVDFIQPSPAKMGGITELQKVFALAAAHNVAVMVHTFYDGPGLLASVHASAALGGGKALVEWRYFDLEAQLYGDAIVPRNGRIAVPQGPGLGLEPNPDVIRDYRFAV; encoded by the coding sequence ATGAAAATAGCCAGCATCGAAACGATCCCGTTGCGCATTCCGTTCACGACGGGCGGCCCATCGGCCGGCGGCGTGTGGGGCGCGAAAGACCTGCAGATGGTCGATTCGCTGATCGTCAAAGTCACCACCGACGAAGGCATCACGGGCTGGGGCGAAACATTCGGCTTTACCGCCGTGCCGGCCGTGAAGCTCGTGATCGACACGATCCTCGCGCCCGAACTGCTCGGTCGCGACGTCAGCCAGCGCGAGAAACTGCAGTTCGAGCTGCAGAAGAAATTTCATATCTTCGGCCGCAGCGGCGCGTTTATCTATGGCTTGTCCGCGATCGACATCGCACTCTGGGATATCGCAGGCAAGGCGGCAAACCAGCCCGTCTACAAGCTGCTCGGCGGCAGCGACGCAAGCTCGCTCGCGTGCTATGCAAGCCTGATCCGCTATGCGGACCCTTATCTGATTCGCCGTAACGTCGAGCGCGCGATCGACAGCGGTTTCAAACATCTGAAACTACACGAAGTGGATGTCGAATGCGTGCGCGCCGCGCGCGAGTCGGCGGGCCCCGACGTCGAGATCACGCTCGACGTGAATTGCCCGTGGTCGGTGCGCGAAGCGCTCGACATGACCGAGAAGCTGAAGCCGTTCAATCTGCGCTGGATCGAAGAACCGGTGTGGCCGCCCGAGAACTATGCGGGCCTCGCCACGGTGAGAACGCAGGGCGGCATTCCGGTCGCGGCCGGCGAAAACGCGTCGACGCTGATGGACTTCCAGCACATGCTCGAAGCAGGCGCCGTCGACTTTATCCAGCCAAGCCCCGCGAAGATGGGTGGCATTACCGAGTTGCAAAAGGTGTTTGCGCTCGCGGCGGCCCATAACGTCGCGGTCATGGTGCACACGTTTTACGACGGCCCGGGCCTGCTCGCCAGCGTGCACGCGAGCGCCGCGCTCGGCGGCGGCAAGGCGCTCGTCGAATGGCGCTATTTCGATCTCGAAGCGCAGTTGTACGGCGACGCGATCGTGCCGCGCAACGGACGCATTGCCGTGCCGCAAGGGCCCGGCCTCGGCCTCGAGCCGAACCCCGATGTGATTCGCGACTACCGCTTCGCGGTGTAA
- a CDS encoding PRC-barrel domain-containing protein has protein sequence MSTLNPQGASGSGAQIVGGGVGEGPGPDVMAAATLDGNKVMTSDGEHVGKISDIMLDVRTGRVAYAVLSEGGFLGMGSTLHAIPWNALTLDTAEKCFRVDIAAQRIKDDPGFDKDHWPSMADTAWGTQMHEYYNRQPYWSDAPLAIREGRDTRGV, from the coding sequence ATGAGCACGCTTAACCCGCAGGGCGCATCCGGATCGGGCGCGCAAATCGTAGGTGGTGGAGTCGGCGAAGGCCCGGGCCCGGACGTGATGGCCGCGGCGACGCTCGATGGCAACAAGGTCATGACATCGGATGGAGAGCATGTCGGCAAGATCTCCGACATCATGCTCGACGTGCGCACCGGCCGTGTCGCCTATGCCGTGCTATCGGAAGGCGGTTTTCTCGGCATGGGCTCGACGCTGCACGCGATTCCATGGAACGCGCTCACGCTGGACACCGCGGAAAAATGCTTCCGCGTCGACATTGCGGCGCAACGCATCAAGGACGACCCGGGATTCGATAAGGATCACTGGCCGTCGATGGCCGATACCGCGTGGGGCACGCAGATGCACGAGTACTACAACCGTCAGCCGTACTGGTCCGACGCGCCGCTCGCGATACGCGAGGGAAGGGATACGCGGGGTGTTTGA
- a CDS encoding MgtC/SapB family protein: MGAMPLTLDWRDLLIRVGLAIIAGLLIGFNRGESGKTAGLRTTLLVCLAACLAMLQVNAMLSQAGKDPSSFVTLDLMRLPLGILSGVGFIGAGAILRKDGLVKGVTTAATMWFVTVVGLCFGGGQLALGAIGTVLGIVVLWFLKTVEDHISRENHAELTVVYDRGLFSREALIQSLAKLGCRISAVECTSQTVSRRIEERFEVRWHGRPDLQQMPPLQESAAAAGALEIRWIVVR, from the coding sequence ATGGGAGCGATGCCGCTCACGCTCGATTGGCGAGATCTGCTGATTCGCGTGGGACTCGCCATCATTGCCGGCCTGCTGATCGGCTTCAATCGCGGCGAATCCGGCAAAACCGCGGGCCTGCGCACGACGCTGCTGGTTTGCCTCGCGGCATGTCTTGCGATGCTGCAGGTCAATGCAATGCTCTCGCAAGCGGGGAAAGATCCGTCGTCGTTCGTTACGCTCGATTTAATGCGTCTGCCGCTCGGCATTCTGTCCGGCGTCGGGTTTATCGGCGCAGGCGCGATTCTTCGCAAGGACGGTCTCGTCAAGGGCGTGACCACGGCCGCGACCATGTGGTTCGTCACCGTCGTCGGGCTGTGTTTCGGTGGCGGCCAGCTGGCGCTCGGGGCGATCGGCACCGTGCTCGGAATCGTGGTGCTGTGGTTTCTCAAGACTGTCGAAGACCACATTTCGCGCGAAAACCACGCTGAATTGACCGTTGTTTACGACAGAGGCCTGTTTTCCAGAGAGGCGCTGATTCAATCGCTTGCGAAGCTCGGGTGCCGGATCAGCGCAGTCGAATGTACGTCGCAAACGGTAAGCCGCCGCATCGAGGAGCGTTTCGAGGTGCGCTGGCATGGCAGGCCCGATCTGCAGCAGATGCCGCCGCTGCAGGAATCGGCCGCGGCGGCCGGCGCGCTGGAAATCAGATGGATCGTGGTTCGCTAA
- a CDS encoding AEC family transporter, whose amino-acid sequence MFDRIVGPVLPVALIIVLGFVAGRRKRLTHSDSLLISRLVLGWIFPALLLVGMASTPRAQLFDFRLIFATFIGIIGMYLAALLIGWWRYRELKAATLKGFVCGYPDAAFMGIPILQVMFGPSSIYSVLVLNLIASLLMIPLTTMLLTIASGKGSGTQAFIASVSSAVRRPLMWAPALGILLSLLEVKLPPVLADAFNLLGKATPGVSLLCLGLIMSSVKLKLSNEVWGNLGLKLLIHPALMFAATVLLGVRGLYAQQMILLCALPSATIPAMFANEAGAYQSEAATSILVSTVLSVITFSAAIYLVDGGLAAA is encoded by the coding sequence ATGTTTGACAGGATTGTCGGCCCGGTTTTGCCGGTCGCGCTCATTATCGTGCTCGGCTTTGTCGCCGGCAGACGCAAGCGGCTGACCCATTCGGATAGCTTATTGATCAGCCGGCTCGTGCTGGGCTGGATCTTCCCTGCCCTGCTGCTGGTCGGCATGGCGAGCACGCCGCGCGCGCAGCTGTTCGACTTCAGGCTGATCTTCGCGACCTTTATCGGCATCATCGGCATGTATCTGGCCGCGCTGCTGATCGGCTGGTGGCGCTATCGCGAACTGAAGGCCGCCACGCTCAAAGGCTTCGTTTGCGGCTATCCGGACGCCGCATTTATGGGTATTCCGATTCTGCAGGTGATGTTCGGGCCGTCGAGCATCTACTCGGTGCTCGTGCTGAACCTGATCGCAAGCCTGCTGATGATCCCGCTCACCACCATGCTTCTTACGATCGCAAGCGGCAAAGGCAGCGGCACGCAGGCGTTTATCGCGAGCGTATCGAGCGCGGTGCGCCGTCCGTTGATGTGGGCGCCGGCGCTCGGCATCCTGCTGTCGCTGCTCGAAGTCAAGCTGCCGCCCGTGCTCGCCGATGCGTTCAATCTGCTCGGCAAGGCGACGCCGGGCGTGTCGCTGCTGTGCCTCGGGCTCATCATGTCGTCGGTCAAGCTGAAGCTGTCGAACGAAGTATGGGGGAACCTCGGGCTCAAGCTGTTGATCCACCCGGCGCTGATGTTCGCGGCGACCGTGCTGCTCGGCGTGCGCGGGCTTTACGCGCAGCAGATGATTTTGCTGTGCGCGCTGCCGTCCGCCACGATTCCGGCGATGTTCGCGAATGAGGCCGGCGCCTATCAAAGTGAAGCAGCGACCTCGATTCTTGTCAGCACCGTGCTTTCTGTCATTACCTTTTCGGCGGCAATCTACCTTGTCGATGGCGGCCTGGCGGCCGCGTAA
- a CDS encoding DUF2945 domain-containing protein, which yields MTEHFKPHDRVSWNTPQGMTYGEIVRVITQRTTFAGHTVAASKDDPHYEVASEKSSKHAVHRGDGLRKA from the coding sequence ATGACCGAACACTTCAAACCGCACGACCGCGTGAGCTGGAACACGCCGCAAGGCATGACGTATGGCGAGATTGTGCGCGTGATCACGCAGCGCACGACGTTCGCCGGCCATACCGTGGCCGCGTCGAAGGACGACCCGCATTACGAGGTGGCGAGCGAGAAGAGCAGCAAGCACGCGGTGCATCGCGGGGATGGCCTGCGCAAAGCCTGA